From the genome of Oxyura jamaicensis isolate SHBP4307 breed ruddy duck chromosome 2, BPBGC_Ojam_1.0, whole genome shotgun sequence:
TTGAAAGAAGTACCATGCAGATCTTGCAAGACAACTTTTCAGCAGCCACAAAGTTAGGTATTTCTGCTATGGGTAAAATTTTAAAGGGAACCTATGCGTTTAGGTCAGGAAACTAATGCTTAGCTTCAAAAGCTGTACATGGAAAAGGACAAGTGTTGTGTCGAGTAGCGGTCCAACAGTTATTCATAAtgaatgcttttaatttatgcCAATCTCTTTATTATCCTCAATAAATCTGGTGAATGGACGACTGGCTCCAGTTTCAGAACTTGCTTTGTCCAAACCAACAATGGgagggctgctgcctgtgcgAGCTTTGTCCATGCCACTGGTAAGGTTACTTAGAGGCGGGATGGCGCCTCCGCCTAGACTTACTGGGAGCTGAGGAATGCCTCCGTTCTGTATGACAGAAATCTCGTTGTTCTTCATAGCAAGTCCATTAGTGATAGCTGCAGCATATTGGTTCCAAAAATTGGGGTCAACATTCATGGCCCGAGCTGCCAGATCTTTCTGGAACATCTCAGAGAACTTCAGCGCATCACCACCCAGCAAAGCCATGGGGTTTTCCACGGAGAGGCGGCGGCCACGACGTGCAGGGGCGTTATTCCACATGTGAGTTCCCATGTGAACCTGCAGAATAAACAGGACAAGAAACACCTCCACATTAGCACCTTCAGTATTgcttgcttaaaaacaaacaaacaaacaaataaataaataaaaagtcgTTTAATTCACATTGAAAACAAATCAATTCCAGTTAAGACACAGCTATAAGGCCCAGTCATGCTATACAAAGGAAATTCCAACTTTGTAATCATCTTTCAATGTGCATTTGTTTCTTGTCCATGGAAACAAATGCAGcaccacaaaaataaactgtacaTATCCTTTTAGGTTAGATAATTTTGTACGCAAGCTGGACGTTCTTCATGCTGAAGATTACCAAGTACATTATTTGTACTAGGGAATGGGCATTTTTTCTGCCCTTCCCCTTTTTACATCTTGTctcttttcttaatattttgcCTCAACCCAGAGgcactgattatttttaaaaatataatatttaaaaaaaatcaggacatGTGAAAATGTATTCCTAAGGCTGTGTCCTAATGGTTAACCACAATGTAGGAATAAGAGGCATCAGACCCATAGTAACCCGTTGTAAATCAGTAAGAAACAGCTTTCTAGTCTGCAATGGCTGCAAAGCAGAATAGAAAATGGAAGTCTGTGATAGGCACATAAGGAGCTGAGTGAACTCTGCATTTCTGGTTTATAGGGAGTTTATTTTGCACTGCTGTTCCACAAGAACTGCCAGAACATGTATGTCAGCTGACTACCTGTTCCATCATGTGTGTCAGGCAAACTACAATGTGCACATGCATATAGCCAGAACaagttttaaaacacacatCACTGCACAGCCACATTTCAATCCCTATCTTTAACACAGGAGAAACACCACCATTGAACAAACCTTGAATTTCCCTTATCTCCTGTCTTTGGGACACACACTTAGCACTAACACCTGCTGTGTTCAAGTACAGTGCCTTATTCCCCCCGAGCCTTTACAGTCGTATTTGGCCTCTTACCTTAAGATTCCCCTTTGTGGTAAAAGCTCTACCACAGATTGTGCAACCAAACGGTTTTTCACCAGTATGGGTGCGTTCGTGTATCTGCAGTGCACTTGCTGAGGAGAAGGTCTTCCCACAAGACTGACAGTTGTGCTGCTTGGGAGTCCGGCGAGGGGGGGGTGCCAGCATAGGGGTGATCCCCGGACTCATCACTGTCTGTGGTGCAGCAGGAACCTGGATTCCAGCTGGAAGCGAGGGAACCTCACCCAAAGAGATCGGCTTGCTGTGACCATTCACTTCCATTTTGATCATGGTAGGCGCTGTACTGGTGACCAGGCTAGGAGTACTTTGGCTGGGACCTAGAGTAAAGTTGGGTTCAAATAACTGAGAAGGCAGCTCTTTTAATTTGTGCGTCAGTAAGTGCTGTTTTAAATTACCCATAGTGGAACACCCACGATTGCAGACTGTACAAACAAATGGACGTTCTTTAGTATGGCTGCGGTAGTGAATTTCCAATGCACTCTTACAAGCAAAAGGCTTGCCACAGATATTACAAACAGTACTTTTAAACTTACCACGTTCTCTGTTCAGGAACAGCAGGCTAAAAGGAGCCTCCTCTTTGATGACCGGTCTTCCTGGGTTGGTGGATGTCAGATCTAATGCGCCTCCATTTTCAGTTGCAGGTGGTGGACTGTCtggtttttctgtctttaattgGATTTCTTGTGGTTCTTCCTGGTTACTGAGACCTGGGGACTTTGATCTAAAACTTTCACTATTGCTATTTACAGGAGACAGAGCTTGCATGGAAGAAGAAGACTCTGACATTGCAGGGCTGCCTGCACTCTGGCTTTCAAGATCGCCAACAGCTGATGAGGAGTCATTGCTTAAATGGTCACTTTCTCCTGATCCATTTTCTATGGATTTTAAACTGGTCAGCTGCTGACAGTTCATGACAGAATcaatcattttcatttgattCTCCAAAGCAGCAATACTGGAGATCACAGAAGGTGGTGAAGAAGGACATGACCCAGAGTAAGAGATAAGGGGTTTGGATGAGTCACTTGCTGCATCCTTTAACTCTGGGTCCTCTTCCATAGAATTTTCATCAATGTCATCATCGAAGTTGCTCAGTGTGTCAATGTTCTTCTCATCATAGGAAAGCTCTGAGTCCATGGCATCCTGGAAGCCCTCTGGTAATGGTGTGTTTGGAATTTGCCCACCCATATGCATACGAATATGCTGCTGAAGAACAACTGCATTTGTAAATTTCTTCTGACAAATGGGACATGAGTGCTGTACTCTAAGTGGGGGCTTCGCTCGATGAActccaaaatgtgtttttagatTGCCTTTTGTAGTAAAGGCACGTCCacaaattttgcatttaaatggtCTTTCTCCTGTATGCGTTCTGTAATGCATCTTGAGAGCACTCTGACAACTAAGCACACGGTGACAAATGACACATTGATTTGGATCTGTCATCTTCTTATCAATGTTCTCTACCAGCTGTTGCAGTTTTGAggtttctgatgtttgcatagAGTCTAGCAGACCACCAAATGGAAATTTTGCCTTAAACTGGTCAGACATTGCTGGAAGCACAGGGTTTGGGAGGCTTGTTGAAACACCGCTGTCTGTAACAGTAGTAGGAACTGAAGACGTGGAAGCTGTGGAAACTTGCCCACCTACAGAGATTTCCCCAAGCCGTGTGCCCGTGGGAGGCAGACTGACAGGTTCTGCCTTAGTCAGACATGAGCTGCTTGGAATGGTCTGCGGGGATTCAGCAGACACTGGAATGCCTGACTCAGATGTATTGAGGCTTGGGGATAAAGAAGTGCATTCACTGGAGGCAGGAGAAGGCCTCTGGGGTGACCGGCTCATGGGAGTAATACTTGGAGAATCTCCAAAACTGTTCACACCGTGTATAGTGGGGGGCAGCTGGAGCCCAATGGAAGTTGGAATGGTTGGTAAAACAGGTTTGCTGTCTAACCACGTTGTGACCGGCTTTTCAGGGGGCAGTGACATCCCATATGGGATTCCAGAGCAAGTGGGCACATTGTCGAGGTATTCTGGAACGGGATAGGGGTTCATCTGGATATGAGGGTATTTCTCTTTATGCCTCTGAAAGTGTACTTTCAGGTTTCCCTTTGTGGAAAACCGGTTTCCGCATATGTTACATTTAAAAGGTCTTTCCCCTGTATGCGAGCGGAGGTGTATTTGTAAAGCACTGTCACTTCCAAAGACCTTGGCACAAAATCGgcatttatgtttaaaaaagggGTCCTCGGAGCTTGACTTGGGTTCAAACACTGACACATTTGGTGGCTTTCCTTTGCGGTGCTTCATAAGGGCAGACAGAGGATCTAGTGCATTAGCTGTTGCAGCAATGCTAACTAGCGGGTTGGGGAAGATCACACTATTTGATGAGGTCTGAGGTAGAAGTGGGTTTGGCAGGTTAGAAACTGAGGTGAGGCTTCCATGTCCTATTGAAGGTGGAGTTGAAGCATTCTGGGGCTGTGAAGCACTGTTAGTAGAATTTGACACAGAAACAGGAGTTACAGATGTAATTGCATTAGAGGAGGAGGGTACACTTGATTCAGGTGGGGCAGAAGAGCCACTGCTGGATATATTGGGTGTACTCGCTCCAGATGTAGGTCTTGAGATGTGCTGAGAACCATCAAAGGCAGCAGGCTGACCACCAGTGGCCTGTCCCATGATGGAAGGAGGAATGACTGCAGCTAGCTGAATAGCAGCACTTGTGGCAAACCCTTGCAGCTGGTTCGATGCCTGCCCTGGAGCACCCTGGGCAGCGATGACAGGGTTCAGGGATGGACGTAGTGGCTGGCGGTTCATCATTGCCACCTGACTACGGATCTGCTCAATGAGCTGGAGTTGGtgaatctgctgctgctgcagagccatgAGTTGCTCCAGAATCATTGGGATGGCCACAGCCGTCACCCCACTGCTTATGCTGGCAGAAGCGGTGGACCGTGCGCTCTGTGAGAACTGTGCGACAGCCACTTTAGTGCTCAGCAGAGTCTCTAGTGTGACATTCGTGTTTGGCATGGTGTAGCTTGTCATAGATGATGGTTCAGGGATCTGAGGTAGAGGAGTAGCTGTGTTTGAGGTGCCTTGATTCTGGAAACTTTTCTCCACAGAT
Proteins encoded in this window:
- the SALL3 gene encoding sal-like protein 3 isoform X1: MSRRKQAKPQHLKSDEELQAEVVSEHAVPGEGADDGDSGNESRSGSEETNVCEKCCAEFFKWTDFLEHKKNCTKNPLVLIVNEDEAAPPPAEEFPEPSPASSPSDQAESEAAEEGAQTENNDSSEIKSTEKEEEPMEVETSVEKSFQNQGTSNTATPLPQIPEPSSMTSYTMPNTNVTLETLLSTKVAVAQFSQSARSTASASISSGVTAVAIPMILEQLMALQQQQIHQLQLIEQIRSQVAMMNRQPLRPSLNPVIAAQGAPGQASNQLQGFATSAAIQLAAVIPPSIMGQATGGQPAAFDGSQHISRPTSGASTPNISSSGSSAPPESSVPSSSNAITSVTPVSVSNSTNSASQPQNASTPPSIGHGSLTSVSNLPNPLLPQTSSNSVIFPNPLVSIAATANALDPLSALMKHRKGKPPNVSVFEPKSSSEDPFFKHKCRFCAKVFGSDSALQIHLRSHTGERPFKCNICGNRFSTKGNLKVHFQRHKEKYPHIQMNPYPVPEYLDNVPTCSGIPYGMSLPPEKPVTTWLDSKPVLPTIPTSIGLQLPPTIHGVNSFGDSPSITPMSRSPQRPSPASSECTSLSPSLNTSESGIPVSAESPQTIPSSSCLTKAEPVSLPPTGTRLGEISVGGQVSTASTSSVPTTVTDSGVSTSLPNPVLPAMSDQFKAKFPFGGLLDSMQTSETSKLQQLVENIDKKMTDPNQCVICHRVLSCQSALKMHYRTHTGERPFKCKICGRAFTTKGNLKTHFGVHRAKPPLRVQHSCPICQKKFTNAVVLQQHIRMHMGGQIPNTPLPEGFQDAMDSELSYDEKNIDTLSNFDDDIDENSMEEDPELKDAASDSSKPLISYSGSCPSSPPSVISSIAALENQMKMIDSVMNCQQLTSLKSIENGSGESDHLSNDSSSAVGDLESQSAGSPAMSESSSSMQALSPVNSNSESFRSKSPGLSNQEEPQEIQLKTEKPDSPPPATENGGALDLTSTNPGRPVIKEEAPFSLLFLNRERGPSQSTPSLVTSTAPTMIKMEVNGHSKPISLGEVPSLPAGIQVPAAPQTVMSPGITPMLAPPPRRTPKQHNCQSCGKTFSSASALQIHERTHTGEKPFGCTICGRAFTTKGNLKVHMGTHMWNNAPARRGRRLSVENPMALLGGDALKFSEMFQKDLAARAMNVDPNFWNQYAAAITNGLAMKNNEISVIQNGGIPQLPVSLGGGAIPPLSNLTSGMDKARTGSSPPIVGLDKASSETGASRPFTRFIEDNKEIGIN
- the SALL3 gene encoding sal-like protein 3 isoform X2, giving the protein MSRRKQAKPQHLKSDEELQAEVVSEHAVPGEGADDGDSGNESRSGSEETNVCEKCCAEFFKWTDFLEHKKNCTKNPLVLIVNEDEAAPPPAEEFPEPSPASSPSDQAESEAAEEGAQTENNDSSEIKSTEKEEEPMEVETSVEKSFQNQGTSNTATPLPQIPEPSSMTSYTMPNTNVTLETLLSTKVAVAQFSQSARSTASASISSGVTAVAIPMILEQLMALQQQQIHQLQLIEQIRSQVAMMNRQPLRPSLNPVIAAQGAPGQASNQLQGFATSAAIQLAAVIPPSIMGQATGGQPAAFDGSQHISRPTSGASTPNISSSGSSAPPESSVPSSSNAITSVTPVSVSNSTNSASQPQNASTPPSIGHGSLTSVSNLPNPLLPQTSSNSVIFPNPLVSIAATANALDPLSALMKHRKGKPPNVSVFEPKSSSEDPFFKHKCRFCAKVFGSDSALQIHLRSHTGERPFKCNICGNRFSTKGNLKVHFQRHKEKYPHIQMNPYPVPEYLDNVPTCSGIPYGMSLPPEKPVTTWLDSKPVLPTIPTSIGLQLPPTIHGVNSFGDSPSITPMSRSPQRPSPASSECTSLSPSLNTSESGIPVSAESPQTIPSSSCLTKAEPVSLPPTGTRLGEISVGGQVSTASTSSVPTTVTDSGVSTSLPNPVLPAMSDQFKAKFPFGGLLDSMQTSETSKLQQLVENIDKKMTDPNQCVICHRVLSCQSALKMHYRTHTGERPFKCKICGRAFTTKGNLKTHFGVHRAKPPLRVQHSCPICQKKFTNAVVLQQHIRMHMGGQIPNTPLPEGFQDAMDSELSYDEKNIDTLSNFDDDIDENSMEEDPELKDAASDSSKPLISYSGSCPSSPPSVISSIAALENQMKMIDSVMNCQQLTSLKSIENGSGESDHLSNDSSSAVGDLESQSAGSPAMSESSSSMQALSPVNSNSESFRSKSPGLSNQEEPQEIQLKTEKPDSPPPATENGGALDLTSTNPGRPVIKEEAPFSLLFLNRERGSHGNSHVE